The Lysobacter enzymogenes genome window below encodes:
- a CDS encoding DUF6053 domain-containing protein — translation MTAVRLLGPGLREQAPENPVAIVLPVGGGCPGGGPSGSTRSAQFEAVRQESAGPEGPPADSRRLASARSRPPLRTRPLIAPATCAGTGSALRPDASGTSPRTR, via the coding sequence GTGACAGCCGTTCGGCTGCTCGGGCCCGGGCTGAGGGAGCAGGCCCCGGAAAACCCCGTGGCGATAGTCCTTCCTGTGGGCGGGGGCTGTCCTGGCGGAGGGCCTTCAGGCTCGACGCGTTCGGCTCAGTTCGAGGCGGTCCGGCAAGAAAGCGCCGGGCCTGAAGGCCCTCCGGCAGACAGCCGTCGCCTGGCGTCCGCCCGCTCCCGGCCGCCTCTGCGGACCCGCCCGCTCATTGCCCCTGCAACCTGCGCAGGTACTGGGTCGGCGCTACGCCCAGATGCCTCCGGAACATCGCCGCGAACGCGCTGA
- a CDS encoding co-chaperone GroES yields MNLKPLHDRVVVKPIEADEVSAGGIIIPDAAKEKSTKGEVVAVGPGKALDNGSVRAPQLKVGDKVIYGQYAGSSYKQDGIEYKVLREDDVLAIVG; encoded by the coding sequence ATGAATCTCAAGCCGCTCCACGACCGCGTTGTCGTCAAGCCGATCGAAGCCGATGAAGTCTCCGCCGGCGGCATCATCATCCCCGACGCCGCCAAGGAAAAGTCGACCAAGGGCGAAGTCGTCGCCGTCGGCCCGGGCAAGGCGCTGGACAACGGCAGCGTGCGCGCGCCGCAGCTGAAGGTCGGCGACAAGGTCATCTACGGCCAGTACGCGGGCAGCAGCTACAAGCAGGACGGCATCGAGTACAAGGTCCTGCGCGAAGACGACGTTCTGGCGATCGTGGGCTAA